DNA sequence from the Nicotiana tomentosiformis chromosome 3, ASM39032v3, whole genome shotgun sequence genome:
caacatatcaaatcacatggaatcgccagggtctcatcctcaactctgaatcacaagtcgaatacacatcataccaatgaaaATCTTCCACTacctcaattctgccaataaaatcacaaaacTTACTAAATTCTCACCCcgatagagtatcaaatcacaaatcgtatccaaattactcaggaatcacatcaaacctgccataatggacaacatgaattcacttctagtctcgtaactttaaaaaatacaaaaaaaatgaattaaaaaaagaattaaaacaatgatagacacggctatcactcatagaatctcctaacaggggcaaacacataaacatgatactaagtcatgaactcacccataggtgggtcaacaaataggggaactcaccccgataagcagaaccaaatcaaaatatgagtggtgcccctctgtaacaaatcaaaatcaTACTTGGATGACATTATATGGCGCAGTGGCATCAAGCCTGCTATATGTAACACATCAACGGGTCAGACCTTCCTCTCTTGGGCACCCTTTACTTGCCTGAATACTCCGatgtgacacacctgtccggagtctaggacaatctctcaccctgtgactagtatctccacactcgaaacaacctttttgctgatgtggctgtgggaactgtgcggtacgggtactctgagacccatgagcacctaaaATACTGTGCGAAGCTTGAAGTGCAAACTGAGCTggttgacccacaaaacctctaccatgtcataccctgcctccaaaataaggaccagtagatctccccggtctacgaggcctcctcgcctccctgtcctctctcccTTGAACTCAGCTGTCCTCTCTCTTATGGCCCCACCTTTCCTCTCTCtactgatcccacatgccctctacgcGGCGAgcaatccctaccacctgctgaaatgaaacatctgaATCCAGTTCCTGAACCATGCTAAATCGAATATCATgcttgagtccctcaataaatctacggaCACACTTTGTAACTGTGGTGACCAACActggtgcatgtctggccaaatcactgaatctaaaggcatactctgatactgacatagtgccctggcgcaaccGCTCAAACTCCACATGCCATGCATCtagaagggactgaggtacaaactctctcaggaatatCTCTGAAAACCGAACCCATGCAAGTGAAgataactcggctgggctaccaaACTCATATGGCCGCCACCACTAATAAGCCTCTCCCCTGAGCtgaaacgtagtaaaagcaaccccactcatctcaataatacccatagtgcggagaatgcaatggcactcctccagaaaaccttgtgcactctctgaagccaaaccactgaatgtaggagggtcatatttcttgaaccttgcaagtctaagctgctctttctaagatgttgctgccctgaccacgggctaaactggaaccacaggctgtgtcgccatgacacctgaaACCCGACCAATATGAACTGGCTGCTCTGGGTGGGGGaggcgggagtctgggctcctcccccggtatgtgaaatagctggtgcaaccggaatcaaccctgcaagagccaatgtaccaaacatgctcaggaactgtgctaaggtctcctgaagttcgGGGGTAATAGCAGGCGCCTCCGATACCTACCCCCAACTGGAACtattggcggctcctcaactactgctctggtaggtgctctggaTGTGACACTTACTCCttgtcggcctctgcctctagcgatacttgctccgggagcagcgtcgtctataactgtagctcatgtcctcaccatatgtgagagaatggaatgataaaagttcaaaatccgagatcaataagcttgcacgataggaatgaaagaagtgagattgttctaatagttctgtagcctctcgaagataagtacagacgtctccgtaacgatccgcaagactctactaaactcgcttatgactcgtagcacctatgaacctagagctctgataccaacttatcacgatccaatttcccctccgtttgggtatcgtgatggcacctagtcataaggactaggtaagcctaacattaattgaaacaacaacattatttaaataacatctaacaattttgaaatagaaatctcttaaaatttacaattcgcaaaaccggtagtacaagtcataacctCTATAGAGTGTCTGtagaaaacttctaaaaatacaactgtccagaaataacaataaatagtgcaaaacgaaaacttaaaggtgactccgaagcttgCGAAAGCAACAACAAGTTTACCTTGGGTCTCCACAACAACGgcccgcacagctactaacgaacaaATAATACTTGTATCTTCACAAACAAAATGTGctgaagtgtagaatgagcacaccacagcggtgcccagtaagtatcaagactaaccttgatgaagtagtgacgaggaacaatcaagacacccactggtctaaatAACTGAATAGGTATGAGTATATGAACATCAGaaatatgatgtctacataaagactatgcaatatggctcacaataccgtaatggcaataagaaaggaaacaacaagtatcagcgatataccataaaaatgacatagAAAAGTTAATGGAACACAAACTAATTCCaaaatcacaaatacaacaaggacaaataataactcggcaattacaaccgcttttacatcatgTTTTAggcaacaactccacgaggtactgaACCTCAGACAAATCATAACTCACGGGTCTCGATACCTGAACCCTagcacttggcatcctgtgccctcatagcATCTCATAACCGCACTAACGGCTCACGTGCCAATAAAGCCATTCTCCCATAGAAGGCAAGTAatcaagggtgagcatctatgctcaacaatatcaagtacacctcttatccgataagggTGCTTAccacgtgtatgcttgtgcaagtgtcctaacatagtccataccagcaaataggcATAAGGAAacagaacggacaacacgtagaatattttctcacagctttcagaCGATAAAACTCACACAGGCAAGCGTACCACTACACAAtataaacaacaagaatgcccccaggccatcacaactCAATCACAAATCAATCTCTGACACAAccaaccttgtctcgccatgtgtaaCGATGGGAACGGGCCCATAAAGTCAATTCCCCAAACATAAAAAATTTCACATACCAGAATGGAGTTTAGTGGCATGACATCCCTCTTGCCAATGTTACCTGCCCTTTGACACTTGTCACATACAGCTACATACACGCGTGTGTCTTTGTAaaaagtaggccaatagaaaccaacTTCCATGACCTTTGCTGCAGTGCGATTTCCACCATAATGTCCTCCAGTTGCTCTATCATGGCAATGAGACAGAATGCTTTCTTTCTCTCCTTCAGGCACACACCTTCGAATCACACCATCTCCACACAGTTTAAACAATAAAGGGTCATTCCAAAATAACTTTTTACCTCACCTTGAAGCTTCCTTCTTTGATAACGAGAGAGGTCAGGAGGCAACTATCCACTAGCCAAAACGTTGGCTACATCAACATACCAAGGAGGCCTTTGGAGACCGCATCAATGGAGAAAATATGCTCATTAGGAAACTCTTCCCTTAATTCAATTGTTTCAATCGGAGATCTCTTAAGTCGATATAGATGATCTGCGACTTGATTTTCTATGGCCTTCCTATCCTTCATCTCCAAGTCAAACTCTTGGAGCAACAACAATTACCGCATTGATcagtgtgcacaatcactttacTCCCCACCAGATATGATCTAAACTTGTCAAAAGCAAAGATCATAGCAAAGAATCTGTCTCAGTAGTGGCATAGTTGACTTGAGCATCATTCAACGTCTTGCTTGCATAGTAGATGGGCCTAAACATCTTGTCTTTTCTTTGCCCCAGAACTGCCCCCactgctacatcactagcatcacacattatCTCAAATGGATGGCTCCAATCAGGTATCACCATAATAGAAGCACTCACAAGCTTTTCCTTTATAAATTCAAATGTGACATCTTTCGCTAGCATGTCCCAAGAGGGTGCTTCTATGATGTCAAGCGAAAGGTGTTAGATTGGTTCTTTCGCTAGCATGTCCAGTTAAAGATGTCAATATTGTTTTCACTGTTGAGTGCTTAAGCGCATTTGAATTGATAAAGGAAAAGCTTGTGAGTGCTTCTATTATGATGACACCTGATTGGAGCCAGCCATTTGAGATAatatgtgatgctagtgatgtagcagtGGGGGCAGTTCTGGGGAAAAGAAAAGACAAGATGTTTAGGCCCATCTACTATGCAAGTAGGACGTTGAATGATGCTCAAGTCAACTATGAAGTGGCCAAGGACAATTCCCTCTTTCACCATGATGTGGCACTTCTCCCAGTTAAGAACCAAGTGAGTGGCTTCACAATGTTCAAGCACAAGCTCCAAATTCTTCAAGCGATCCTCAAAGTCATCACCACTCATCACCAAAGAgggtgaaatcatccatgaatacctctAGACACTTCCCGTTTAGATTAAAGAATATAGACATCATGCACCTCTGAAAAGTGGAAGGTGCATTacacaacccaaatggcatcctcaAGTAAGCAAAAATATCTGACGGGCAAGTGAATGTAGTCTTCTCAACATCTTCTAGGGCAATGGGTATCTTATTGTACCATGAGTacccatccaagaagcaataacATCCATGTCCATCCACTTtctcaagcatttgatcaataaagggAAGTGGGAAGTGGTCTTTACTTGTTGCATCATTCAActttctataatcaatgcacattctccacCCAGTGACTGTTCTTGTGGGGATTAATTCATTTTCTTCATCCTTCCCCATTGTCACCCACTTTCTTAGGTACAACTTGCATTGGAATAATCTACTGGCTATCAGAGATGGGGAAAATCACTCCCTCATCTAGCAATTTGATGATCTCCTTGTGTACTACCTCCTCCAAATTGTTTTTCAACTTGCGTTGGGGCTACACCACTATCTTGCTATTTTCTTCCAACAAATTTTTGTGCATGCAAATGGTTGGACTGATTCCTTGAATTTCAGCTATACTCCACCCAACGGCCTTCTTGTGCATTTTCAGTAGCTTCGCCAGCTTTTGCTCACGTGTACCTGTCAAGTCAAcagaaataataacaggaaaATTGTTAGTTTCAAGAAAAGCATATTTCAAGTGAGTGGGGAGGACTTTCAATTCCACATTAGGCTTAGAAGCCTCCTTACTTAGTTCCTCCACATCAACCACTTGATCCTTAGTTTCAAGAGCTTTAGCCTCATTCTTTATTTCAGGATCTTCATCCTCCATTGTGCTAGACTAAGTAATACACCCCTTTAGAGTATCCCCCACAAGCTTGTCAAACTTGTATTTTTCAGCCAATTTTCCAACAACATCTAGCTTAAAACACGAGTAGGTGGACGCCTCATCACTGGGGtatttcatcatcctcttcatCTAGAACACCACGTTTTCATTGCCTACCCTGAACATAAGCTTCCCCTCGTAGATATCAAGGATAGATCTACCTGTACATAAAAATAGCCTCCCTAGAATTTGAGGCACCTCCTTGTTCACCTCCATATCTACCACAATAAAGTCTACGGGGAACACAAACTTGTCCACATATTCTAGAATATCCTCAATGATTCCCTCAAGCAAAATAATGGTCTGGTCAGCCAGTTGTAGGGACACTGGTATTGGTTTGATCACTCTAAGTTCACCTTCCAGTTTCCTGAATACAAATAGAGGAATTATATTAATAGACGCACATGAATCACAGAGGGCCTTGTCGAATTTCTCACTCCCCAACGAGCATGGTATGGTGAAGCTTCCTGGGTCCCCACAATTTTGGTGGAGGTTTATATTGCAATATGGCACTACATTGGGCATTCAGCTTGACCACTGTTGTCTTCTCTAATTTTCTCTTACTAGacaggatttccttcaagaactttgcataagcAGGCATCTGAGTGAGTACCTCTGTGAAGGGAATGTTCACATAAAGTTTCTTGAGCATATCCAAGAACTGCCCAAAATATTTATCAAGTTTTTCTCGCTTCATCTTTTGAGGGAATGGTAGAGCTGACATATGTCAACTTTCTTCAATCTCCTTTTGTACCCCGCCACTCTCGCATTGCTGCTCTTCAATCTGTTTCTCTTCCGGTGTCTCAATCTGCTTATTCACCACCTCAGGTTTAGCCTTAACCATTGGGTCAACCAATGTTTTGCCACTTCTCAGAGATAAAGCTTTCATTG
Encoded proteins:
- the LOC104084547 gene encoding uncharacterized protein, giving the protein MSALPFPQKMKREKLDKYFGQFLDMLKKLYVNIPFTEVLTQMPAYAKFLKEILSSKRKLEKTTVVKLNAQCSAILQYKPPPKLWGPRKLHHTMLVGEKLEGELRVIKPIPVSLQLADQTIILLEGIIEDILEYVDKFVFPVDFIVVDMEVNKEMKRMMKYPSDEASTYSCFKLDVVGKLAEKYKFDKLVGDTLKGCIT